In one window of Harpia harpyja isolate bHarHar1 chromosome 11, bHarHar1 primary haplotype, whole genome shotgun sequence DNA:
- the LOC128148256 gene encoding excitatory amino acid transporter 5-like has translation MWERVRRALLNSLSTTFLHIWKWVAAFWRKNGLLTLSMLSVATGCLLGFLLRALELTELEKQYFSFPGELLMRMLKMLILPLITSSLMSGLATMDSKACGKMGMITITYYLWTTFMAVTVGIILVVSIHPGAAAQKDDYSVGKVVLSSADALLDLIRNMFPSNLIEASFQQYRTVLVPVVKSPSFPKIPGKSLSFIYFVPDDENPEIHRPVFLELTPSPEMTYRTLPGTSNEMNVLGIVIFSATIGLLLGKMGERGTPLVNVCQCLNEAVMKIVSMAVWYFPFGIVFLIAGKILEMGDPSVIGQKLGLYAITVVSGLVIHGLVLLPLLFMLITKKNPFAFIQGILQALLIALATSSSSATLPITLKCLLENNGIDRRVARFVLPVGATINMDGTALYEAVAAIFIAQVNEYDLDLGQIITISITATAASIGAAGIPQSGLVTMVIVLTSVGLPTDDITLIVAVDWALDRFRTMTNVLGDALAAGIVAHVCEKDFAPKPPTQDPVSNTDKFPSVETSHLHPKDNVIEMIEETLFDQTGVHYNICQV, from the exons ATGTGGGAGCGGGTCAGGAGAGCTTTGCTGAACTCACTGTCCACGACCTTCCTGCACATCTGGAAGTGGGTAGCGGCTTTCTGGCGTAAAAATGGCCTCTTGACCCTATCGATGCTGTCGGTTGCCACCGGGTGCCTCCTGGGGTTCCTGCTGCGGGCGCTGGAGCTGACGGAGCTG GAGAAGCAgtacttttcctttcctggagAGCTCCTCATGAGGATGTTGAAGATGCTGATCCTGCCCTTGATCACCTCTAG CCTCATGTCCGGGCTGGCCACGATGGACTCCAAGGCCTGCGGGAAGATGGGGATGATCACCATCACCTACTACCTTTGGACAACCTTCATGGCAGTGACTGTCGGGATCATCCTTGTGGTCAGCATCCACCCTGGCGCAGCTGCCCAGAAGGATGACTACTCTGTGGGGAAAGTGGTGCTCAGCTCCGCTGATGCGTTACTGGATTTAATCAG AAACATGTTTCCTTCTAACCTGATCGAAGCTTCATTCCAGCAG TATCGAACTGTTCTTGTCCCAGTGGTGAAGTCTCCCAGCTTTCCAAAGATCCCAGGAAAATCTCTCAGTTTTATTTACTTTGTGCCCGATGATGAAAACCCTGAAATTCATCGGCCTGTGTTCCTCGAGCTGACGCCATCGCCTGAGATGACCTACAGGACTCTGCCCGGGACCAGCAATGAGATGAACGTCTTGGGAATCGTCATCTTCTCAGCAACAATAG GACTTCTCCTGGGAAAAATGGGCGAGCGAGGAACACCGCTGGTTAATGTGTGCCAGTGTCTGAATGAAGCAGTTATGAAAATCGTCTCAATGGCAGTTTG GTACTTCCCCTTTGGCATTGTATTTCTCATCGCTGGAAAGATCCTCGAGATGGGAGATCCATCGGTTATAGGACAGAAACTGGGACTATATGCCATTACAGTAGTGTCAGGGCTAGTCATCCATGGACTCGTTCTCTTACCTCTGCTTTTTATGCTCATCACGAAGAAAAACCCCTTTGCTTTCATTCAGGGGATACTGCAAGCCTTGCTGATTGCCTTAGCTACATCGTCCAG CTCAGCAACCTTGCCCATCACCCTAAAGTGTCTCCTGGAAAACAACGGAATAGACAGACGTGTGGCACGATTCGTCCTCCCTGTCGGTGCCACCATCAACATGGATGGCACGGCACTGTATGAAGCAGTTGCTGCTATCTTTATTGCCCAGGTCAATGAATATGATTTGGATTTGGGACAAATTATAACGATAAG cataacagcaacagcagcaagcaTAGGGGCGGCCGGGATCCCCCAGTCCGGACTCGTTACGATGGTCATCGTGCTAACTTCTGTTGGGCTGCCGACCGACGATATCACACTCATCGTCGCAGTCGACTGGGCTCT GGATCGATTTCGAACTATGACCAATGTCCTTGGTGATGCTCTGGCCGCTGGCATCGTAGCACATGTCTGCGAGAAAGACTTTGCCCCAAAGCCCCCCACG caaGATCCAGTAAGCAACACGGACAAGTTTCCTTCTGTAGAGACCTCACATCTGCATCCCAAAGATAATGTGATTGAAATGATTGAAGAAACTTTGTTCGATCAGACAGGAGTTCATTATAACATCTGTCAGGTGTAG